A segment of the Candidatus Goldiibacteriota bacterium genome:
TTTGATTACAATACGGGGTTTAAGGGTATTCAATGAAAATAATTTCCAGGTACATAATAAAAGAGGTGTCATACGTAACCCTTATGGGTTTCTTTATATTCACTTTTTTCCTTATCATGAATTCCCTGTTTGTCATGAGCGACCTTGTGGTCAAATATGGCGTTGATATATTTACCGTTATTAAGCTTCTTATTTTATTGCTTCCGTCAACCGTGGCGGTTACACTGCCAATGGCTTTTCTTGTGGGTATCCTTTTAACTTACAGCCGCCTTGTGCAGGATAACGAATACCACGGCATGCAGGCGTGCGGTATAAGCGTGGCAAAGGTAACTATACCTTCCTTATTGCTGGCCATTGTAATAACGGCGGGCCTTGTGCTGTTTAACAACTACGTGCTGCCGGCCGCGAATCTGGAATACAAAAAGGTCTATTATGAAATAGTAAAAAAACGCTCCGGAATACTTATACAGGAACACACCTTTATAAAACAGTTTGACGATTACGTCTTTTACATAGGCGAAAAAGACAATAAAAACGAGCTTTTAAAAAACATCCTTATTTTTATCAAAGACAAACACAATTCCAACGAACCGGTTAAGGTAATAACTTCCAGAGAGGGCGAATTCATTTCCGACGAAAAAAGCTTCAGGATAGCGCTAAAACTTAAAAACGGCGTGCTTCAGACCGGATCTTTCACGGAACCGGAAAGGTTAAATTCAATCTTTTTCGCCGTTAATTACGTGGACCTGGACATACAGGGCGCCATGCGAAAAAAGAACATTGCCGATGATTTAAAAGGCTCGCGCGAAATGACAGCACAGGAACTTTACGCGGAAATGAAAAAAGGCCCGCAGAGCAGGCACGACAAAAACTGGGTTATTCTGGAACTGCATAAGAAATTTTCTCTTCCCTTCGCGGTTATAGCGTTTGCCGTTATAGGCATACCGCTTGGGCTGCTTACCAGAAAAGGCGGAAAAATTACCGCTATAAGTTTCTCTCTTGTACTGATATTTATGTATTACATACTGCTTTCCGTGGGGCAGTCTTACGGTTATTCGGGAAAATGGAACCACTTTACCGCGGCGTGGCTGCCTAATATTGCCATGATTGCAATAAGCGCGGTGCTTTTTATAGCAATATTCCTGCCTTTTATCGCCGTAAAAATAAAAAGCAGGCGGGCACAAAAATGAAAATACTTCATAAATACATACTGTCAGAAATAATAAAAGCTTTCGGTGTTATTCTTTCCGGCATTGTGGTTTTTATAATGGTGTCCAACCTTATAGACGAACTTCCCGTCCTGCTTACGCATAAACCCTCTTTATTTCTGCTTATGTATTATTATATACTGCGCGTCCCCTTTCTGGCTTCGCAGGCAATCCCTTTTGCCATGCTTCTGTCAATACTGTTTGTATTCAGCCAGCTTAGCCGCAATAACGAACTTACAGCCATGAAATCAGCCGGCATAGATTTCAGGAACATTGCCATGCCCGTGCTTGTGCTGGCGTTTCTTGTAAGCGCCGCCGCAATGGTGACAAACGAAACCCTTGTTTCAAAAAGCTATGAAAACGCCGCTTATATTAAGGACGTTAAAATAGAAAAAAAGAACATCTCTTCAATGCAGGTGTCACGCGACCTTGCAAAGCTGGCGTCTGACGGAAA
Coding sequences within it:
- a CDS encoding LptF/LptG family permease, which translates into the protein MKIISRYIIKEVSYVTLMGFFIFTFFLIMNSLFVMSDLVVKYGVDIFTVIKLLILLLPSTVAVTLPMAFLVGILLTYSRLVQDNEYHGMQACGISVAKVTIPSLLLAIVITAGLVLFNNYVLPAANLEYKKVYYEIVKKRSGILIQEHTFIKQFDDYVFYIGEKDNKNELLKNILIFIKDKHNSNEPVKVITSREGEFISDEKSFRIALKLKNGVLQTGSFTEPERLNSIFFAVNYVDLDIQGAMRKKNIADDLKGSREMTAQELYAEMKKGPQSRHDKNWVILELHKKFSLPFAVIAFAVIGIPLGLLTRKGGKITAISFSLVLIFMYYILLSVGQSYGYSGKWNHFTAAWLPNIAMIAISAVLFIAIFLPFIAVKIKSRRAQK